The following are from one region of the Sandaracinus amylolyticus genome:
- a CDS encoding formylglycine-generating enzyme family protein, which produces MDRGVGEMMAITAIVLGVVCGASAEVGDAATPLRVVGAGSYRGLLARDGEPAIDVVSFALEEHPVTRAQMRAFVRESPRWRRDAVPRVLAEERYLASWQSAEEPGESSLARPVTEVSWHAARAYCRWRGRRLPTEAEWEWAACADATRADASDDTEHARRVLEWYARPRRAPDRAAGSGAPNVWGVRHLHGLVWEWVDDFGASMVASDDRERGGRDAQRVCGAGALGGGDPTEYATFMRFAFRSSLRADFALPHLGLRCAADLRGDGQ; this is translated from the coding sequence GTGGACCGCGGCGTCGGGGAGATGATGGCGATCACCGCGATCGTGCTCGGCGTCGTGTGCGGCGCGAGCGCGGAGGTCGGTGACGCGGCCACGCCATTGCGCGTCGTCGGCGCGGGCTCGTACCGCGGGCTCCTCGCACGGGATGGCGAGCCTGCGATCGACGTCGTGTCGTTCGCGCTCGAGGAGCACCCGGTCACGCGCGCGCAGATGCGCGCGTTCGTGAGGGAGAGCCCGCGGTGGCGTCGAGACGCCGTGCCGCGCGTGCTCGCGGAGGAGCGATATCTCGCGAGCTGGCAGAGCGCGGAAGAACCGGGAGAGAGCTCGCTCGCGCGGCCGGTAACCGAGGTGTCGTGGCACGCCGCGCGCGCGTACTGCCGGTGGCGCGGGCGGCGCTTGCCGACCGAGGCGGAGTGGGAGTGGGCGGCGTGTGCCGATGCGACGCGTGCCGATGCGAGCGACGACACCGAGCACGCGCGTCGTGTGCTCGAGTGGTACGCGCGACCGCGGCGCGCGCCCGATCGCGCGGCGGGATCGGGCGCGCCGAACGTGTGGGGCGTGCGCCATCTGCACGGGCTCGTGTGGGAGTGGGTGGATGACTTCGGGGCGTCGATGGTGGCGTCCGACGATCGCGAGCGAGGCGGGCGAGACGCGCAGCGCGTGTGCGGTGCGGGCGCGCTCGGCGGCGGCGATCCGACCGAGTACGCGACGTTCATGCGGTTCGCGTTCCGCTCGAGCCTGCGCGCGGACTTCGCGCTGCCGCACCTCGGGCTGCGATGCGCAGCGGACCTGCGAGGAGACGGACAATGA